GAGCTTCTCGGGGTTGTCCTCGTCCATCGCCTGCCGGTTGCCCTTCCACAGCGGGGAGTCGGGGACGATGTCGATCCCGCTGGCGATGACCGCCTTGAACCGGTCGGGGTACTTCAGGACCTGCTTGAAGCCGTTGAAGCCGCCCGCCGAGGAGCCCATGAAGGCCCAGCCGTCGCGGGAGGCGAAGGTACGGAAATTGGCCTTCGCGAAATCCGGGATGTCATCGGCCATCCAGGTGCCCATCCTGGGCTGGCCGGGGATGTCCGAGCCGTCGAAGTGGTGCTTGGTGTCGGCGTTGGTCACCGGCATGACGAGGATGAAGGGCAGGCTCTTCCCGGACTTCGCACCCTCCGCCACGGCCTGCTGGAGGCCGAGGCCGGGGCCGGTCCCCCAGTAGTTCGTGGGGTATCCGCGTCCGCCGGGCAGGGAGATCAGGACCGGGAAGGCGCTCTTGGCGTAGCGCGGCTCGTCGTACTCCTTGGGCACCCACACCCACACGTCACCGGTGAACCCGGATTTCGCCCCGGTCAGGGTGGTCCTGGCGATCTGCGTGCCGTCCGGGAGCCTGCTCGTACGGACGAACTCGGCCTTGGGGCCGGTGGGCATCAGCACCCCGGAACGGATGTCCTCGGCCGCCGCCGACTCCTGGATCTTGCCGAAGGAGGTCGGGTCCCCCACCTCCGAGAAGAGGCCGGACTTGTACGCCGCGCCGCCCCCGGCGGCGAGGGCGAGCGCGAGTCCGCCGCCGATCAGGATCTGGCGCCGGCGCGGGCGCCGGGGGCGACGGCCGCCCTTGGTCATGGGGCCGCCGTCGCCTTGGTGGTCATACTGCACGGATTTGTTCCCGTTCCTTCTCCGGCGCCCTGGTTGGGCGCGGGTCGGACCGATTGGTCCCCCTTAACACCTGTACAGAGGTGTGAACGACCGTATGGGTTGCCTGGGACCGGGGCGACGTGGCGAGGGCCACGTGGCGGAGTCCGGCGACGGGGTCGGCGACGGGGGTCGGCCAGCGGGAACGGGAGGGTGGGGAGCGGGGGCGGGAGCCGGGGCGGGGAGCGGGGCGGGGGCGGTCAGCCGGCCTCGGGCTTGGGGCCCTTCATCACCTTGCTGACCCACTCCAGCGAGCCTTCCTTCATGCCGCGCACGTAGTGCCAGCCGTTGTGCTCGCCGTTCTGGATGTCGCGGATGGTCGTCTTGACCGGGCCCTTGCCGTGCTCCGTCACGAACTTCGTCATGAGGTTCTTGCCGGACTCCTTCGTGCCGACCTGGAAGTTGATGTAGACCTCCGGGCCGCCCGTGGCGATCAGCTTGTCGGCGAGCTTCTCGGGGTTATTGGCGTCCATCTCCGCCTGGTGGCCCTTCCAGAGCGGGGAGTCGGGGGTGATCTCGCCGCCGCTGGCTATCACGGCCTTGAACTTGTCCGGGTGCTGGAGGAGCGTCTTCATGCCGACGAAGGCGCCCGAGGAGGAGCCCATGAAGGCCCAGCCGTCGCGGGACTTGTACGTACGGAAGTTGGCGCGGGTGAAGTCCGGGATGTCCTCGGCGATCCAGGTGCCCATCTTGGGCTGGCCGGGTATGTCGGCGCCGTCGTAGTAGTACTTGTTGTCCGGGTTCAGCACCGGCATGATCACGATGAAGGGCAGGCTGGTGCCGGCCTGGACGCCCTCGGTGATGGCCTTCTGGAGGCCCAGGCTGCGGTCGGCCCAGTAGTTGGTCGGGAAGCCGTTGCCGCCGGGCAGGGCTATGAGGACCGGGAAGGCGCTCTTGGCGTACTTCGGGTCGTCGTACTCCTTGGGGGCCCAGACCCAGACGTCGCCCTCGAAGCCGGACTTGGCGCCCGCCAGGCGGGTCTTGGCGATGATCGTGCCGTCGTCGAGCTTGGTGGTCTGCTTGAAGTCGGACTTCGGGCCGGAGGGCATCTGCACGTCCGGGTCACCGCTGGGCTTGGGCGCGGCCGTGGGCTCCGCCTTCTTCGCGGCGCCGGCGTCCGCGGCGGCGGGCGGGGTGGGCTTGCCGAAGCTGACGGCTTCGCCGTTGCCGGAGAACCAGTCGTTCTTGTAGGCGGCGAAACCACCCCCGCCGAGGAGCAGCGCGCCGGCGACGCCCGCGCCGATCCACATCGCGCGCCGGGACCTCCTGCGGCCCCGTTCGGGCTCGTGGCCGGACGACTGCTGCGGGTACTCGTGCACGGGCTTCGCTCCGAACGGTTGGGACTGCCCCGGGGCGGGACAGCGCGGCTGGACATCCCCCTAGGGGGATGTGCGGATTCTGCGAGAAGTTCCAAATCCTTGCAAAAACCCGGCGGGAACATCAGGTGTCCGGGAGCTCACTTCAGGGTGTCGAGCACCTCGGAACACCGCCCCAGCAGCTCGATGAGCAGGGTCCGCTCCTGCGCCGAGAGGGCGGTGGCGAGGGCCGTCTCCACGCGGACGGCGCCGGCGTCGGCCAGCTCCATCGCGGCGTGGCCCTCGGGCGTGAGCCGGGTCTCCAGCACGTTGCGGTGCCACTCGTGCGGGGTCCGCTCGATGAGCCCGCGCTCGTGGAGGTTCTTCAGGACGGTGTTCATGGTCGGCGGTGTGACCCCGCAGAGCCGGGCGAGGGCGGCCGCGGAAATGCCCGGCTTCTCGGCGAGCCAGAGCAGGGCGGCGTACTGCGGAACCGTTACTGCGGCCGGCTTGACGGCGGCGTTCTTCGCCGCGAGGAGCGCCTGCTCGGCGCGCTTGATGTGCGCGCCGATGCGCTCCTCGGGAGGCATGGAGGTCATTGCGGCATCCTACGACCCTTGCCAATCATTAGAGCCCTAACTACTCTGCGAACACACCGATCAAGAAGGGTTCACCCATGCCGAAGCTCTCTCATGCCCTGGTCGTCGCCGCCGTCACCGCGACCGCGGCGCTCACCACCGCCGCCGCACCCGCACCCGCACCCGCACCCGCACCGTCTCCCGTATCGACGGCGTTCACCCTCCCCGGCTCGAAGGTCTACCCCGAGGGCATAGCCGCCGACCCCCGTACGGGCACCGTGTACGTCGGCTCGTACGCGGACGGCACCGTCTACCGAGCCCGCCCGGGGGCCCGTACCGCCGAGGTCTTCCTCCCGTCCGGCACCGACGGCCGGCGCACGGCGAACGGGCTGCGCGTCGACGCCCGGGGCCGCCTGTGGGTCACCGACTCCACCGCCGGGGTCGCGGTGTACGACACGGCGACCGGGGCCCGCCTGGCCCACTTCGAGGCCGCGGCCGGCACCCCGCACTTCATCAACGACCTGACCATCACCCCGGACGGCACCGCCTACCTGACCGACAGCGTGCGCGCGGTGATCTACCGCGTCACCCCCGAGCAGCAGCGCGCCGGCACCGGCCCCCTGACCGTGGCCTACGACCTGAGCGGACACATCACCCCGCCGCCGCCCGGCAAGTTCACCCTCAACGGGATCACCTCGGACCGGGCGGGCCGCTACCTGCTGACCGTCGACATGACCGCGGGCGAACTCCACCGCGTCGACCTGCGCACCGGCGCCCTCAGCCGGGTCGCCCTGACCGGCGGCGACCTCAAGGCCGCCGACGGCATCCAGCTCTCCCCCGCCGGCACCCTGCGGGCGGTGCACAACATCAGCAACACCCTGACCCGCTGGCAGCTCACCCCGGACGGCACCCGCGCCCACCTGACCCGCACGATCACGGACCCGTCCCTCCAGATCCCCACCACCCTGGCCCACACCCGGGGCCGCACCCTGGTGGTCCGCTCCCAGTTCGACAAGGACGGCCCCCTCACCCCCTCCACGGGCTCCCCGACCACCTTCACGATCGCCTCGGTCCGCGGCCTCTGACGCCCCAGTGACGGCTGCAGTCGATAGGGTTGGCCCATGACCGAACTGCCCGACTGGATGCGCCCACCGCGCGCGGAAGGCTGGTTCGCGGAGGACCTCGACCGCCTCCCCGAGGCGCCCCGCCACACCGAGCTCATCGACGGAGCCCTCGTCTTCATGATGTCGCCCCAGCGGTCCTGGCATGGCCGCCTCGTCACCGCCCTGACCACCACGCTCATGGCTCAGACCCCGGCCGGCTTCGAGGTCGAGCGGGAGATGACGATCCGCCTCGATGCCCGTAACCGCCCTGAGCCGGACCTCCTGCTGACGGACCTGCCCTATGACCCCGACCGCACGTGGTACGCCCCGGATGACGTGAAGCTCGTCATCGAGGCCGTGTCACCCGAGTCCGCCCACCGCGACCGCACGGTCAAGCTCCGCAAGTACGCGGAGGCCGGCATCCCGCACTACTGGTGCATCGAGGACGAGGACGGCGCGCCCGTGGTCCACGTCTACGAGCTCGACGAACCCACCGGCGTCTACGCGCCCGCCGGCATCTTCCGGGGCACCCTCCGGCGGCCGGTGCCCTTCGAGATCAGCCTCGACCTGGACAAGCTCACCCCGCCCCGAAGCAGCTGAGAGCCGGGACGGCAAGCGGAAGGGGCCGGACTCCGCGGAGTCCGGCCCCTTCGGGTAGGCGGCGGTCAGGCCCCCGTGAGGTGCTCGGGGCGGACCGGTGTCCTGTTCAGCTCCAGGCCGGTCGCCGCCCGGATCGCCGCGAGGACGGCCGGGGTGGACGACAGGGTCGGGGCCTCGCCGATGCCCCGCACCCCGTACGGCGCGTTCGGGTCGCCCAGTTCGAGGTAGTCGACCGGGATCGTCGGCGTGTCGAGGATGGTCGGGAGCAGGTAGTCCGTGAAGGAGGGGTTCTTCACCTTCGCGGTCTCCGGGTCCACGATGATCTCCTCCATCACCGCGACGCCCAGGCCCTGGACGGTGCCGCCCTGGATCTGTCCGACGACGGACAGCGGGTTGAGCGCCTTGCCCACGTCCTGGGCGACGGCCAGTTCGACGACCTTGACCAGGCCCAGTTCGGTGTCGACCTCCACCACCGCGCGGTGCGCGGCGAAGGAGTACTGGACGTGGCCGTCGCCCTGCCCCGTGACCAGGTCGAAGGCCTCGGTGGGGCGGTGGCGCCACTCGGCCTCGATCTCCACGACCTCGTCCTCGAGGACGTCCGCGGTGGTCGCGAGTACCTCGCCGCCGTCGGTGACGACCTTGCCGCCCTCCAGGAGCAGCTCGGCGGTGGCCCACGCCGGGTGGTACGAGCCGAACTTGCGGCGGCCGATCTCCAGGACCTTCTCGCGGACGAGCTCGCAGGAGTTCTTGATGGAACCGCCGGTCATGTACGTCTGGCGGCCCGCGGAGGTCGAACCGGCCGAGCCCACCTGGGTGTCGGCGGGGTGGATGGTGACCTGCTGGACGCCCAGCTCGGTGCGGGCGATCTGCGCGTGGATGGTGACGCCGCCCTGGCCGACCTCCGCCATGGCCGTGTGGACCAGCGCGACGGCCTCGCCGTTGATGACCTCCAGGCGGACCTTGGCCGTCGAGTAGTCGTCGAAGCCCTCGGAGAAGCCGACGTTCTTGATGCCGACCGCGTAGCCGACGCCCCGGACGACACCCTCGCCGTGCGTGGTGTTCGACAGGCCGCCCGGCAGCGCGCGCACATCGGCCTCGCCGTCGGCGACCTCCCACTGGCGCTCCGGCGGCAGCGGGCGGGCCTTGACCCGGCGCAGCAGCTCGGCGACCGGGGCCGGGGAGTCCACGACCTGGCCGGTGGGCATGATGGTGCCCTGCTCCATCGCGTTGAGCTGGCGCAGCTCCACCGGGTCCATGCCCAGCTTGGCGGCGAGCTTGTCCATCTGGGCCTCGTACGCGAAGCAGGCCTGGACGGCGCCGAAGCCGCGCATCGCGCCGCAGGGCGGGTTGTTGGTGTAGAGGCCGATCGCCTCGATCTCGACGTCGTCGATGACGTACGGGCCGACCGAGAGGGACGCGGCGTTGCCGACGACCGAGGCCGTGGACGACGCGTAGGCGCCGCCGTCGAGCACGATCTTGCACTTCATGTGCGTGAGCTTGCCGTCCTTGGTGGCGCCGTGCTCGTAGTAGAGCTTCGCCGGGTGACGGTGGACGTGCCCGAAGAAGGACTCGAAGCGGTTGTAGACCATCTTGACCGGCTTGCCCGTGCGCAGGGCGAGCAGGGAGGCGAGGATCTGCATCGAGATGTCCTCGCGGCCGCCGAACGCGCCGCCGACGCCGGCCATCGTCATGCGGACCTTCTCCTCGGGCAGGCCGAGGACCGGGGCGATCTGCTTGAGGTCCGAGTGCAGCCACTGGGTGGCCACGTACAGGTCGACGCCGCCGTCCTCGCAGGGCACCGCGAGGCCGGACTCCGGGCCGAGGAAGGCCTGGTCCTGCATGCCGAAGGTGTACTCGCCCTTCACGATGACGTCGGCGCGCTTGCGGGCCTCTTCCACGTCGCCGCGGAAGATCGGCTGGCGGTGCACGATGTTCGGGTGCGGGACGTGACCGGAGTGGTGGTCGTCGCGGTTCTCGTGGACGAGTACGGCGTCCGGAGCGGTCGCCGAGGCCTCGTCGGTGACGAGGGGCAGCTCCTTGTACTCGATCTTGATCTTCGCGGTGGCACGGCGCGCGGTCTCCGGGTGGTCGGCGGCCACCAGGGCGACCGGCTCACCGTGGTGGCGGACCTTGCCGTGCGCCAGGACGGGCGTGTCCTGGAACTCCATGCCGTAGTTCTTCATCGGGGCCGGCAGGTCTTCGTACGTCATGACCGCGTGGACGCCGGGCACGGTCAGGGCCTGGGAGATGTCGATGGAGACGATCTCGGCGTGCGCGACCGTGGACCGCAGGGTCTGGCCCCACAGCATGTCCTCGTGCCACATGTCCGAGGAGTACGCGAACTCGCCGGTGACCTTCAGGGTGCCGTCCGGGCGCAGCGTCGACTCGCCGATGCCGCCCCTGGTGCGGGAGCCCTGGGTGACGTTGGTGGGAATACCGGTGGTGGTGCCAGCCATGATCAGACCACGCTTTCCTGAAGTCCTCGGTGCTCCTGGCGGGCCGCGGCCAGGATCTTCTCGTAACCCGTGCGGCGGCAGAGACCGCCCCCGCCGCCGTCGGTGCCGCGACCCCCGTACGCGGCACACCCGAAGTCGCTCTCGGCCGCACGCCCAGAAGTAGACAGCGCGATCAAGGGGACGAGGCAGTCACCGATCGCTCGAAACGGACTTCTCCGCAGCCTGTGGAAGACGGTGCCTTCCCACCACCTCACCTCGCTCACCTGCGGCAATTCACCTTCCCCAACCCGGACGGCGTGAGAGGGTGGCATGCATGCGGCTACGCGATCTCCTGGACGTCGACGAGCTGGATCTGCAGCTGCTCGTGGGCCTGGACGCCGACGACGGCGTGCTCGATCGAGCCATCCGTGCTGTCCCGACCATCGACCTGGCCGACCCCGGCCGGTTCCTGACCGGCGGTGAACTCGTCCTCACCGGGCTCGCCTGGTGGCGCGAGGAGGGGGACGCCGAGTCGTTCGTACGCGTCCTCGCCCGGGCGGGCGTCGCGGCCCTCGCCGCCGGCGAGGTCGAGCACGGACTCGTCCCGCACGACCTCGTGCGCGCCTGCCGGCGCCACGGCGTCCCGCTCGTCGCCGTACGACCGGAAACCTCGTTCGCCGCGATCACCGAACACGTCCTGCGCCGTCTGCGCGGTCTGCGGCGCAAGGACGTCGGCAGCCTCGCCGCCGTGGTCGAACGCCACCGGCAGCTCCTCACCGACCGGGGCGCGCCGGACTCCGTACTGGAGCTCCTGCGGGAAATCCTCGGCCTCGACGTGCGCGTCCTGTCCCCGACCGGACGTCAGATCGCCGGGGCCCGGCCTCCGCTGCACCCCAAGACGGCGGTGGCACTGGCCGCGAGGTACCTCGCCGCGCGCCGCGCGGGCGAGGCGGCTCCCCACCGGGTGACGATCGGCGAGCGCCTGTACTCCCTCGTGCCGGTACGCCACACGACCGGGCCGGCCACCGAGTTGGGTGACTGGCTGGTCGTCATGGAAGCCGACACCGCGAACTGGCCCGCGGCGGACGTGGAACTCCTCGACCGGATCGTCGAGCTGGTCGCAGACGCCCGATCCGCGCACGAAGGGGCGAAGGAGGCGCTCAACGACCTGGCCGGCCGGCTACTCGACCTGCTGCGCGGCGGCGTCCCGCCCGAGGAGATCCCCGTCCGGCTGCGCAACACCGCGCAGGCCGTCGTCAGCCAGCAGGACACCTGGCCGCGGGAACAGTTCGTGGTCGCCCGGGGCGAGTGGCACGGAAACCGGCCCATCCCCGCCCCGGCCCTGCGCGTACTGCTGGAGGAGGCCCTGGTCCAGCCTGACGGCCCGGTGCCGGTATCGCCGCAGGACATCGCCGCCACCGTCGACGGCGACCGGGCCGTGCTCTTCGTCCTGGTGCCGCCCACGGACGCGCTCCCCGAACCGGCCCTCGACTGCGCCGCCCTCCAGCAGAGGCTCTCGGCGGCGCTCGCGCGCTGGCTCGGCCCGACGGACCGCGTCTGCGTCGGTGTCAGCTCTCCGGTGGAAGAGCCCGGGAACGCACGCCGAGCGCTCGACGAGGCCCGCAACGCCCTGCGGGTCGCGTACGAGGGCCCGGAGCGAGTGACCGTACGCGGCCCCGACGACCTCACCACGCACATCCTGTCGCTGCTGCCCCTGATCCCGGCCGAAGCCCGGCGCGCCTTCGCCACCCGCCTCCTCGGCCCCCTGCGCGACCACGACAGCCGCCACCGGACCGACCTGCTGGCCACGCTGGAGACGTTCCTCGACTGCGACGGCTCCTGGACCGCCTGCGCCGCCCAACTCCACCTGCACGTCAACTCCCTACGCCACCGCATCGCCCGCATCGAGCACCTCACGGCCCGCGACCTGACCCGCCTCGAAACCCGCCTGGACTTCCTGGCCGCCCTCAGAGCCGCCTGACCCACCACCCGCTCGATCGCGTTGTGTACACATGAGACACTCGGTACGCTTGAGCGCATGACGCAGCCACTGCCCATAGAGTCCATCCGCGACGTGCGCGCGCACCTGGCTGAGGTCGTGGAGCGCGCCGATCGCGACGACGTGCCCACCGTGATCACCCGGCGCGGCAAGCAGGTCGCCGCCGTCGTCTCCATCGAGGTCCTGCGCAAGTACCAGGAGTGGGAAGAGCGCGAGATCAACCGGATCATCGACGAGCGCATGGCCAACCCCGCGCCCGGCATCCCGATCGAGGACATCATGAGGGAGACGCTGGCACGCGGTGAGTGAGTACCCAACCGTCTTCCGGCCCGAGGCGCAGGCCGAGCTCCGGAAGATCCCCCGCGACATGGCGCTGCGCATCCTGGCCAAGCTGACCGAGCTGGAGAGCGACCCCTTCGGCTTCAACACCACCGCACTCGTGTCCCAGCCCGAGCGCCGCCGCCTGCGCGTCGGCGACTACCGCATCGTCTACACCATCGACAACGGAGAGCTGGTGGTGTGGGTCGTTCACGTCGGACACCGCTCCACGGTCTACGAAACGTAGCTGTCCCGACGGTCGTTTACGGGTGTCCTGCGGACTGTCTGCGGACTGGCTTCAAATGCGAGGCACCGAAATCCGTGGCGCACCGGCCGGACCTGCGACGAGACTGCGCAGGTGAGCGACTCCTACCCCTGTCCCTGCTGCGGGCGCCGCGTGCTCGACGACATGCCCGGCTCTTGGGAGATCTGCCCCGTCTGCTTCTGGGAGGACGACGCGGTCCAGTTCCGCTGGCCGACCATGAATGGTGGCGCGAACAAGGTCTCCCTGATCGAGGCCCAACTCAACTACCAGGACTTCGGTGCCTGCGACCAACACGGCCGCCAGTACGTCCGCCCGCCGACGACGGACGAGCCGCTCGACCCTGCCTGGCGCCCCATCGACCTGACGCGCGACTCCTTCGAGGACTGGGAAGCCGAGGACCGCGTCCCGTGGCCCGACGACCACTCGGTGCTCTGCTGGTGGCTCCCCACCTTCTGGCGCCGCGGCCACCCGGTGGCATCATGACGTCCCCCATCGAGGCCCTCGTCCCTTCGAAGAGGTAGCGGACCCACGCTGCGGCCCCGCCCTGATCGCCCTACTGGACAGCGGCGACCCCACCGTCCGGGAATGGGCAGCGATGGCCCTGGCGAACCTGGAGATCGACGGCGCGGTCGAGCCCCTGGGCCGCGCCGATCGTGCCTGCCTGGAACGGGCGACCTCACCCGACTGGAGCGAGCCCGTCGGCATCCGCTGGGCCCTGACCGAACTCGGCGCCCGCAGCCCTGTCGTCCCACCGCTCACCGCGCGCCTACGAGACACTGCTGCGGATGACGCCCCTGGCTGGCCCTCAGCCCACTTCGCCGAGATCATCAACGACCTGGCCGACCACGCCCAAGTGATCCTCTACTCCCAATTCTGGCGGGTGGACGCCGGCCGCACGTACGGCATCTCCGGCACCACCCTGGACTGGGAACTCGACTGGACCACGCCCTGGGAGCACCTGGTCGAAGAGTCCCGCACGTGGTCGCTGCTGGAAGCCTCCGAAGCCCCCGTCGGCGAGAGCATCTTCGTCGCCCCCACCTGGATCGACCGTACCGACCTATTCCCGGAGAGGTGACCGATGCCGTTCCAGCAGGGCCCGGCCATGCTGTAGCGCATCGGGAAGTAGATGAACGGCCCGGACTCCTCGCCGGTCAACGGCCCCGTGGACCGTAGAGAGGTGTCCACTGCCACGGCCCACCGACAGCACATCTCCGCACACACGAAGCACTCAGTGATCAGTAGTGATACCGGGCAGCGAGGATGACGATCTCTTTGTCCGTAATCAGGTAGACGAGGCGGTGCTCATCGTCGATCCGTCGCGACCAAGCCCCCGGCAAGTGGTACTTCAGCGGCTCGGGCTTGCCGATTCCCGTGAACGGGTCACGCCTGACGTCCTCGATGAGCTTGTTGATCCGGGTGAGCATCTTGCGGTCGTTCTTGAGCCAGGACGTGTAGTCCTCCCAGCCCTGATCCTCGAAGACAAGCCTCACGCAGCACCCGCACCCGCGTCCGCAGAGTCCGGATCGATCAGCTCGCGCTCCGACACGTTGATGTGGGCCAGGGCATTCTCGTACGCCTTGAGCAGCCGCCGGGCGTTCGCCGGAGAGCGCAGCAGGTACGAGCCCTCGCGCAGCGCCGCGTAGTCCTCGGCCGAGACGAGCACGGCGTTGCCGTGCTTCGAGACGATCTCGATGGCCTCGTGGTTCTCGTTGACCTTCTTGATCAGCGGAAAGAGTTCCTTGCGGGCTTCGCTCGCGGTTATGGACATGACCTGACCTCTTCCCTCAAGTGGTACCTAATAACGTACCACTCGTGACACCCTCCGGCCGGGCCGAACAGCTGATGAACGGTCAGACATCTCAGCGTCATCCCAGCACGGGAAACAACAAGGGGCCGACTCCTGACGGAGTCGACCCCTTCCGACCTGCATGTTTGCCACGTCAGCGACGTGGCACTCATTCATCCGCTCAGACGTTGAAGCGGAATGTCTGCGGCCCGATCCTGACCGGCGGCGGAGCCGCACGCACCGCCCTGACCAGGCATTTCTCCGTTGGTGTGCGCTGGGTCCCGACGGCTGTCTACGGGTGTCCTGCGGACTGTCTGCGGACTGGCCTACGGGGTCTCGACGGAGTCGAGGTGCCTGCGCAGCTCCGCGGCGATGTCTTCGTCGCCACCCTCGGCAGGCAGCGGCCACGGGTCCTGCTCGCCGTTCGCCACAGCGAGGCTGCTCGCGAACCAGACGAGGTGTGGTGCGGGCACGAAGGAGTCCCGAAGCCACCGCGCGAAGACCGCGGCTTCGTCTGCGGTCACGTCGGTCAGAGTGATGTAGGCATAGTCGGGCTTGGGCATCGACGCCGTCCCGTCGATCCATACGCCAGGCGCGAGCTCGATCTCGAAATCGAGGACAGGGACGCTGTGGATCCCCGAGATCCGATACTCCACGGCCGGCTCGGGAAACGCCTCCCTCAGAGCCCTCTCCAGAGACTCAGCCGTGGCGCGCCAAGCCCCGCCGTCGCCCTGGGGCGGGTAGAAGGCGAAATTGGTGCGGATGTTCCGTTCAGTGGGCACGGGCTTCCTCTGTCTCACGGCACGTATCGCGTCGAGCCTGGCGTACCCGACATCGCCATCATGGACTGCCAGTAGGCAGCGTTGTCCTTGCCGTTCGTGACGATCTCCAGTCCCCGTATCTCGCTGTTCGCGGGGTTCTCCATGGCCTGCTTGTATCGGACGAGCTCCTTCTCGTCTCCGGCGTACATGGAGTCGATGACGGGATCCCAAGCGATCTTTCCCTGCGAGTCCACCTTGACCGGTTTGGTCAAAGTCTCTTCCAAGCGGTCAAGGGATCGGAAGCTCTTCTTCTTGCAGTCGGGATCACGAACGTGCTTCGCCTCGACGAGGTATCCGTCAACGGGCCGTATGCCGTCCACCATCAGTCCACGGTTCTTCCCGGCCAGTGGCACCTCCCGTTCCGGATACCCGGAAGTGCGCAACTGGTAGGCGTTGTCCGGGTCGCTCGGGCCTCCGCCGCCGGCGAAGCCGCCAGGCGTGAGCGAGTTCATCCACATACGGAATTGCTGCTGCTCTGGGGTGGTGAGCAGCTTGGTAGTGCCAGGAACCGGGGCAATGGGATCAGCGAACGGGATGCCGGGATCGACAGAGTTGACCATCGGCAGGAGCGCAGGAGTCCCCGCGTACGAGGCGAGCCTGATCGGCAAGGGAACGGGCAGGCGGATGAGCGGAGGCAGGAACGGCACCCCAGGGAGCCCGGGTGTCGCAGGACCTTCTGCATCGGGGAGCGTGACTCGGGCTGCGGAAGAGTCGAGCGCGTGGGCGACGTCTCCCAGGTCGTGTATCCAGGAGTCGGCGAGAACGGCATCGCGCAGCCCGCCGTCGTAGCCGTTGC
The Streptomyces sp. NBC_00091 genome window above contains:
- a CDS encoding type II toxin-antitoxin system Phd/YefM family antitoxin, which produces MTQPLPIESIRDVRAHLAEVVERADRDDVPTVITRRGKQVAAVVSIEVLRKYQEWEEREINRIIDERMANPAPGIPIEDIMRETLARGE
- a CDS encoding type II toxin-antitoxin system RelE/ParE family toxin gives rise to the protein MSEYPTVFRPEAQAELRKIPRDMALRILAKLTELESDPFGFNTTALVSQPERRRLRVGDYRIVYTIDNGELVVWVVHVGHRSTVYET
- a CDS encoding CPCC family cysteine-rich protein, whose amino-acid sequence is MSDSYPCPCCGRRVLDDMPGSWEICPVCFWEDDAVQFRWPTMNGGANKVSLIEAQLNYQDFGACDQHGRQYVRPPTTDEPLDPAWRPIDLTRDSFEDWEAEDRVPWPDDHSVLCWWLPTFWRRGHPVAS
- a CDS encoding Txe/YoeB family addiction module toxin, with the translated sequence MRLVFEDQGWEDYTSWLKNDRKMLTRINKLIEDVRRDPFTGIGKPEPLKYHLPGAWSRRIDDEHRLVYLITDKEIVILAARYHY
- a CDS encoding type II toxin-antitoxin system Phd/YefM family antitoxin codes for the protein MSITASEARKELFPLIKKVNENHEAIEIVSKHGNAVLVSAEDYAALREGSYLLRSPANARRLLKAYENALAHINVSERELIDPDSADAGAGAA
- a CDS encoding restriction endonuclease fold toxin-2 domain-containing protein, which produces MSGLAPDLEFIAEGMIRGSMGLIETMRGARDTAIALGHELVRQQGMAGDDDAGRSFAKVYASAASTTLDKMGFSSYILGATSRGLMRNAREFMAQESRTASAFLGKQVDLTVGMGDPGADCTESYLGLGRELPGVVGETAWYDQYAPGGRSDRFRGSPEKIRDVARSWQQAGSLLQRFLEDAQTYASTASKAHSGEAADAFQSHFKHCVGLTCPPAKAQQDEPLVTNLVAACSQLAKACARYADHVEAAKAKIRDHKNDLFEVDMPWDTPMFGGNGYDGGLRDAVLADSWIHDLGDVAHALDSSAARVTLPDAEGPATPGLPGVPFLPPLIRLPVPLPIRLASYAGTPALLPMVNSVDPGIPFADPIAPVPGTTKLLTTPEQQQFRMWMNSLTPGGFAGGGGPSDPDNAYQLRTSGYPEREVPLAGKNRGLMVDGIRPVDGYLVEAKHVRDPDCKKKSFRSLDRLEETLTKPVKVDSQGKIAWDPVIDSMYAGDEKELVRYKQAMENPANSEIRGLEIVTNGKDNAAYWQSMMAMSGTPGSTRYVP